In the Sorghum bicolor cultivar BTx623 chromosome 4, Sorghum_bicolor_NCBIv3, whole genome shotgun sequence genome, atTCAAGTTAGTGTTTTTTCTTGCAACTGCTCTGTTGATTGGATTTTAATTAGCGAGTAAAATGTACTATAGTTCTATAAACTTTTTCCACATTCTCATTTAGGTGTATGAACTCTAAAACTACTCAAGCGGATCATGGACCTTAGCTCACACTTTGAGTGAACCACTAAAAAATTGAAGGACCTAGACTGTCTCCAAGCcatacccaaaatacaagactaaAAGTTTAGGTAGTGCTACAGGAAAAAGATTCTATACTTTTTTTAGTCATCTCCAACAGTAAGACTCAAAAGAGAATCCTTGTTACAAATAGGTCTCGAGGGTCTCATATTTGGTTATGCCTTTTCTGATATTCAAAATGGGATTTTCATATATTGAAGGCTATAGATATTGTGTTAGACTATCTCCAGCAGAGCCTACCCAAACACGAGATGCATTCGCAGATTTGCGTTGCATACAGTAAAAAGGTTCGTGACCCATAACGTCTCTTCTCCAACAGCAAACTCATCAATAGAGTGTCCTTTTTCCTTCCTCCTCTGCACCGGTCGGCTCTCCACGCACACCAACAGCAGAGCTTCCTTGGCCTCTCCGTCTCGGCTCTCCTCTTCCCAAGCAAGAAAAAGCGAGACCCCCGGCCGCGCTCCCGCTCTCCTCGACGCACCACCACGAACCAGTGCCGCTCGTACACAAACTCACACACACATGACCGGCGCCGAGAGCGGCAGCAACCTGGTGCTGCTGGACGTGTTCGGCAGCCCATATGCGCAGTGCGTGCGCATCGCGCTGGTCGAGAAGGACCTGGCGTACAAGCGCACGGAGGAGGACCTCGTGGCCAAGAGCGACATCCTGCGGCGCTCCAACCCGGCGCACGCCGGCAAGGTGCTGGTGCTCCTCCACGCATGGCGCGCCATCTGCGAGTCCCTCATCATCCTGGAGTACCTCGACGGGGccttcccgccgccgccgctcttgTCGGCAGACCCCTACGCGCGCTCCCAGGTGGATGGCTggcgggagcaggagcaggggtgggagaagaggagagagagagagagagagagagagagagagagagagagagagaaagggagggagggaggaggacCCAGCGCCGTCTTCCTCACCCGGATTTGCGTTGCGAAGAGAGGTAATGCATTTTTGCGTTCTGGTTCATCCGCTACGCAAAAAG is a window encoding:
- the LOC8064258 gene encoding probable glutathione S-transferase GSTU1 — protein: MTGAESGSNLVLLDVFGSPYAQCVRIALVEKDLAYKRTEEDLVAKSDILRRSNPAHAGKVLVLLHAWRAICESLIILEYLDGAFPPPPLLSADPYARSQVDGWREQEQGLGLKGDNTRKRRSDVPLFVSTVNYPVA